The Acinonyx jubatus isolate Ajub_Pintada_27869175 chromosome D3, VMU_Ajub_asm_v1.0, whole genome shotgun sequence DNA segment cttagcctcagagagggcaagtaacttgcccaagatcacacagctggtacaCTACGGATCGTCTGCCTCCCTTGTTTTTCAAGAGAAGCAAGAAATTCTGATTTTCACGTGAAATCCCCAGGCCTTTGAATATTGCCAAAGAAGTCACAAGATGGCTGTGTAGTCAAGTGAACACAGCCGAGGGCCTTCAGTTGGAGACCCAGATGAAACGGGCAGGATAGCCTGGAAAGAGCTCTCActgcgggcgggggggggggggggtccctctaGGGAAGGAAGCGGCCAGGCTGGGCGCCTGTGGGAATGCCACAGGGCTTAGCAGGTAGTGAGAGGGCCACAGGTTGgccaaggaaggagggaggctgggcgGGAGGGGCTCCAGCCACAGGGGCGGGGCTGCCCGCGCCCTCCGCTCACCCCCCCTCCTGTCCCCACTCCTGTCCCCCAGGTGTTGAGGCTGCTCATCACCGCCTGGGAGCGGAGACTCATCTTCACCATCGGCACGTCCAACACCACAGGCGAGTCGGACACCGTGGTGTGGAACGAGATCCACCACAAGACCGAGTTTGGATCCAACCTCACGGGCCACGGCTACCCGGACGCTAGCTACCTAGACAATGTGCTGGCCGAGCTCACAGCCCAGGGCGTGTCCGAGGCTGCAGCCAAGGCCTGAGGCCCGGGGGCGGCCCACCTTCCCTCCTGCTTTGCCCCTGGTCCGGCCCTTGCCTCCCTCTGCCAGGCGCGTCCTGGTGGCCCGGgttcagggctggggaggagcccGCGGAAGGAGCCAGAAGCGTCCTGGGGATGTGGCTGATGGCGGTTGGAACGATGGGGGGAGGATGGCAGGCCAGCCGGCTCCGACCCGCAGCTCCCTGAGAGGGTGGCGGAGAGAACACCGGAACCACAGTAACCTCCCTACGGAAAAGACAGAGCCCCACCCCCTCGCGCAAACACACGTGTCCTGGTgaacacacgcacgcacacccaCGTGCCTCTACTTACCCCCAGGCtggggggaaagagacagaagaccCCTGTGATACTCCATGTGGACTCCCACCCGCGTCTCTATCACATCTGTGTAGGCTTGTCTGCAGGCGGGATTCAGCTCAAGCGCCTGGGGGAAAGGGGCCCCCCTCTGCTACCCACTGATGGGCACTTGTGGGCCCAGGGGGCAGAACCCCCAGGTTAGTCAGCAGTTTTGCAAAGGGGCAGGCCACAGAGAGGGGGGACTAGAGGGACCTTGTTTTGTGCTTGTGTCTCTTCATCCTTCTGGGACTCTcacctccttcttctcccctcccgTCCCCAGGCCTTATGTCTGTCCCAGATAAAGGCACTGTTCTCCTTTCCCCCCATCCTGTCCTCTCCGCCAAATCGCTCCCAACGCCGAGATCCAAAGGCTGGATGAGGCCGAGCTTAGGCCAGCGGGTCTAAAAAAGCAGACCGGACAGCAACGAGTCCATTTCCCTTTCTTGGGAGTGGGCAGTGGGGTGGCCGATGGTCTTGGCCAACCAGGGGCCTGTTGCCCAGGCAACTCACCAGCTCCGCCTCTGTTGATTGGCTGCCGCGGTGGAAGTCAGCCAAGATTTAAAGGGACGCCAGCGATTGCTCTTTGGAAAACCTACCCGTCCCACTGTGGGTGGAGAAATAAATGGTCTTTCTCCTCCTCACTCAGTTTTCTTTCCTGCCGAGAcgggggctgggtgggtggctctGTTCCTGGGGGGCCTCTGGCCCACCCTCCCGGGGAGCTTGCAACAAAACGATGACCCCAGGACCACTGCCTCTCTCGGTCTTGGGCAGCTGGGGTTGGAGGGTCTCCATAATTCTCTTGTCCCCGGGTACGCAGCGGGTGTGAAGGTGGCCGAGGCAGAGGGTACCCAAGAGGACAGGGCGGAACGTGCTCTTCTCTCGAGCACAGCCCAAGGCAATGCACACAGCAGCTCCCGGGTACAATACTAGGAATGAGGGACTTGGGCTGGGGGGCTGAGAGCCTCGGAGAAAACACGGAGGAGCTGGGCGACATCGTGATCGGCTCCTGGAGCCCcagccctgagggaggagggcctggTTCTGTCTAGAGACTGAGCCCGGGATCTGCCAACACGCTTCCAATCAGCCTCAGCAACGTCCCCAGAATGCTGGGTGGCTGTGGCGGCTGCTGCGGCTCCAGGCGACACCTGCTGGCCACTCTCGGGATAGCGCTGCATCTTTCCCGGTCCCCCTTATCCCTAGATATATACTTTGGTTTCTGTCCCACCCTCTAGTCacacaaaaccagaaatgagTCCTTGGAAGCCTTTCCGGTTTTCCCAGAGTGGGTGTTCTCATTTTACCCTCTGTGATTCATTCTCAAGATCTCACTTCAAACCCTAATATGCAACATCTCCCGGCCCCATGATCTTCGAATCTTGTGTTCATCCGTATCACCTGGGAAACTTGTTAAAAATCCTGATCCCTGCACCCACACTCCCTCAGATTCTCATTCAGCAGATGCTGGTGGGGTCCAAGCATCTGCATCGCTAGCAGACAACCTAGGGGATGAGCTTTGGATCACAGTCTGAGaaacccctccctggctcccgaGCCACCTCCGTGGAACCCAGTTTGACAGCCACACATCTAGACACTCCCTCCTTATTTTATACAGCAtgaactgaggctcaaagaggggACAAGAGCCTAGCCCAAGGTATCCCAGGCTCCAGGGGTCTGAGTCTGGCGCACTGGGCTCCCAACCCCCATTATTCCTAAGGGAACCCGATTCTGGAAGCTTGCGGTTAGGACTCTCGGCCAAGGCAGGGCTCAGGAGGATCAGTGAGGTGACGCAGATCGGCAGACGTGAAAACAGGAAGGGCTGAGCCTCTTTCGTGCCTGTCTGGGCAACAAGGCCACGTGGGCATCAGGGATTCACGTCCGGCTGTATCCAGCAGCTCGGGGCCATGGCCTTGTTGGTGTGAGTAGAGGCCGGTCCGGTTTAGCAGAGACTTTCAGCCGAACCGGATGAGTCAGGCTCCTTCTCTCCCGTCCACTCCCAGCTGCCTCAGCCCAGAGACTGAGACTCATTCAGTACAAGGCCAGCCCCCTGCCAGAGGGCTTCCGTGCCTGGGGTTCTGGACTTGGGGCACAGAGACTGGGAGATCTCCAGAAGCATCCGTGCCACAGCATCGACGAGGTACAGGGCAGCTGAGAGGGGCCAGGGTGCCCTGAGAGGGGCCCAatggctccttcctcctccttccaggcTGGCTCTGGCATCTCCTCAGTGCCCCAGGGGACCCAGGGCTGCTTTCTGCTGCTCCCGCTGCTGGAGCTCCTCGTGGGCTCTGTCCAGATCTGCCAGCACCTCCAGAAGGCGGCCAGCTGCCTCTCTCTGCCGGGCCAGGGCTTCAGGACAGGCCCCTGGGAGGGAGACAAGGTGCCACGGGGGCTCAGCCGGGCCAGGGCAGGCTCCCGGAGCCCAGTCCCCGTGGCTTTTCAGGCTCCAGACGGGCCTTGTGCCCCCAAGAACCCACACACTCCATCCTCCCCACTCACCGCACCTGCTGGTGGACCGGAAAAGGGGGAGtcggcgggggcagggggaggaaatAGGGGCCTGCTTGACAAGTTGTAGGAGGCGGCcgagaaggcaaagaaaagggAGCCCCTTGACCCCTTACCTTCCTTGGCCCCCGAGGCCCTCATTGTATCCACCTCTGGGCTTGTATCTATGTTGAAATCCTCCTGGAATTTCATCCTGGAAGTtgcaagagagaaaagacaaggtTGGTCCCTGATCCCCAATCTCGTTCTCTACCCCAGAGGTTCTCTGCTGGTTGCAGGAGGCGTTAAGGATTCCCGGTCGTCACCACCACCGCGACCATTGTCGTCATCACAGCAAAGACAGAGTGCAGACGCTACTATAAGCGCTTCCCGCGTATTAACCACCTCACGATCCCAACAAATGTATCTGAGGTAGGTACTTACTATTGGCTCCATTATACAGtccactgagacacagagaggtcaagcaCTCGCCTAAGGCTGCACAGCATAGTAACTGTTACCCTTTACCGAAAGCTAACTGCGACCAGGCATCGACAAAAAGACTTCACCTGTATTAGCTCATTTGACCCTTGGGACAAGTCCAAAAGGCAGGCGCTGTGACTGTCCCTATCTCCCAGATGAAAAGACACAAGTACAGAGAGGGTAAGCAACgggcccaagatcacacagccagtaagcgACTGGCTCAGACTTTGAACCCAGGTCAGGCCAGCTTCAGAACCCGCTCTCTAAGGACTTGGAGCAGATCTCTGCCACTGACCGGTGGTGATGCCACCCAGGGGGGAAAAGGAGCACATCCACGGTCTGGGCCGGGTCCCAGGAGCCCGGGATGGTAAAAGATCCCGGACCCACTTCTGCACTAGGGCCAGCCTGAGGACGCCTCCCCGCCTCGCCTGGGGCCTGCACACCCTGTCTGGCCAGGAAGTCAGCTGATGCACagggaaagaatgaataaatgagccgGGGAGGCCGTGggagggttgggggcgggggggggggggggggccgcggAGCTGGCCTGGCTGGTCACCGCGGGGAAGCGGAATGGGTGGGGGCGCCCACCTGAGCTGGTCCCGCCCCAGGAGCAGCTGCCGGTACACCATCTGGATCTCAGCGTCGGGATCCAGCGGGTCACTCCAGTCCCCCAGGGTGACGGCCGAGTGCGTGCGGCTGCAGCCGGCAGCTGAGGGGAACACGGTGCCGTCAGCACTGCCTCCCGCCGCCCCTCCGGGAGCCCCCGTGGCAGAGGGTCGCCAAGCGCAGACCCTTCTGCGTCTAAAATCACTCTTCCCGCCTCCTACTGCCTTCAAgccccactgcctccccccccccccccccccaccgccctggcTCAGCAGAGCAGGAGcgtcccctccctccagcctcctcccacAGGCCCGGCTCCAGCCACACAGGCCCTTCTCGACCCTTCAGccctccccgcgccccctccAGGCCTTTGCTCAGGCGCTTTACTCTGCCTACGACCCTTCCTGACCCCATCCCAGTCTCTCCACCCTCACTGCTTATCGCCTACTCTTCTCAGGTCATGTCTCAacagcacctcctccaggaagccctccttgatCTCCAACCCTGCGGCCGGCTCAGAGGCAGTCTCTGGAGCCTCAAAAGCCTCATTTTGGTACTTATAAGACCATGGGACACTTGTCTGGTTATCCACCGGTCTTCATTGAGAGCGAGCCTCGACCACCGGATCTGGGCCCATAGAAGGTGCTTTACAAAATCTCTCACACGCCATGCGCCCTAGGTGCCGGTCGGCGTTCTAAGTGCTGAGAACACACACTCAGTCCGCACAACAACCCTAGGAGGCAGGCACTGTTCCCCGCTGGAGGAGAGCGGAGAGCGAGgcgcacagaaaggttaagtaacccgccgggggggggggggggggggacgggggggggcaCCCGCTGATTGACAGCTGGGGCGGGCGGAACCtgaccccgccccgccccctcacctGAGCGCTCGGCCTGCAGGCAGCAGGTCCAGCGCGAGCTGCGGAAGGCACCCGGGTGGCAGGCGGCCAGCTTGTCCGGGTTGGGGGCGCTGGCCTTGCGCAGGGCCGACAGCCACTGGTTGAGCTCGTTCACATTCTGCAGGGAgtcggggcggcggggggggggcggtcaggggTGGAGGGGGACCCAAGGGACGCCCTCCGTCCCCATCCTTGCGGTGCCTCACCTTGCACTGGAGGTAGGTGGTCCGCAGTGCCCCGGCACCGTCCTGCGCCATCACCTGCATCACGTGCGGCAGCTGAAAGGCGCCCTCGTCCACGCGCTCCACGGCGCGGATGTGCGACACCGGGATGGAGAAGCACATCTGGGAGACAGGGCTGTGGCTGCAGGGTGGGCCGGGGTGCGGGGGGCCCAGGGGCAGCTTTCCTTTGGGGGCGTGCATCAGGGAATGGGGacggggacagggagggggggcACACTCAAGCCTGCGTCTCTGTGATCTGCGATCGGTGCCTGTGTGTCCGCGCTCTTGTGCCGCGAgtcccccccagccctgccccatcaCTCTCTAGGTAAGCCACCACCTCGCCGGGCATCAGGTCTCATCATCACCAGACGTCAGAGCAACCACCCGCACAGCAGCTGGGGCATGCCTCCCGCACTCCAGCCTGTCAACTCCCACCAATGTCTGAGGCTGAGCCTGTGTGCAGATGAGGTCACTTGGCCCTCCCGAGGCCACTCAGCCAGTGGAGGCAGAATTGGGAACCAGGCGTTTGAACTCTGGAATCCATGCTTTGCGGACAAAGTAGGAAGGATACGCTTGTGCACCCTCTCCAGCGTTCGCCATCATTTATGGGCGTGCGGACAAGAAACGCGTCCCAGCACGGGCTCGAGCTGGTGCTGGACTTGAATGGCAACCCCGTGAGACCAGGGACGTGGGGCCTTGTGTACTGCTGTACTTCAGTGCCTGGAACGCTGTGTGGTATACAGCAggcgctcagtaaatgtttgatgaGTGGCTGAGTGAACGAATGTCGGCCCGTGCGTGCCTACACGGCCAGGCATGTGCCTCTGGGCGGGAACATCTCAGGGCGGTTAAGCGTGGTCCGTGTCCCGTGCGTGTCCGCGTCTGATGGGGAGCGTGTGCAGGTACAGGCCTGTGCCTGTCCTGGGCCCATGCTGGCCCAAAGGCGTGAGCAGAGCCTGGCCTGAGAGCTTGACCTGCTAAGTCTTTGCCCcgttcctgggcctcagtttccccctgcCTACAAAGACCCCTCCACTGTGGGCTGGGGCCCCACCTGCCACTCAGGACTCCTGGAGTAGGAGAGAGTCTCCCCGCTGAGCCAGAAGTAACGCTTCTTGAAGGCAAAGCGTGGGGCCAGGCTGGCGGGCTCCTCCTTGCGCTTCAGCAGGTAACCTTCACGAACAATCACCGAGGGGGCCACCAGGGCCCTGGCTGGGCCCCCAGCCTCTGGGAAACGGGGAGGGGGGACAGTGAACCCCTCGTATCCTGCCCTGCCAGTGTGCCCAGGAGCAGGATTCTCTGCTCCCCCCGGGAGGCAGGGGGATGAACGGGAGGAGGGGTGTCACTGAAGGTGGGGCGGGGAGCACAAAGTCGACCTGGAGAAGCCCTCCCCTGGAGCCCTACAGACAGTGGGGCAGGCggccagcgggggtgggggtggggtgggagggtggggggcatgtCTTACGAAGTCAGTCCAGGGAGGGCCCAGGATCTAGCCGCCTGGGGAGCCCAGACACAAGAACCCTGCTATGTCACAACCAGGGCTCCGCCTTCTGAcacggggcacctgtgtgactcacaACCAACTGTCTCTTGACGTGGGCCCCACGTTGTGATACAGACTCATCCCCAACTCTTGTGCCGAAACGTGTCCCATGCCCCATTTCACCCCACATCGAGGCCCAAATCCTTCCAGCTGCTTCTGAAGCCACACAcaatccaccccccccacctctcctttgCTCCCCCTCATTCATTCCTCTACATTGGCTCCTCACTGttgctctctgtcccccacctcagggcctttgcacatgcggTTCCCAGCCTGGAATACTCTTCCCGGGGATCTTCATGGCTTGCCCTCGGTCTTCCTTCGGGTCTTTGCTCTAATAGTACCCTAGTGGGGCCACTTCTGGTCATCCTACCTAAAAGTTcacccttccacccccaccccaacatttccttccctcctttgtctTTTCTACTTACTCCCCAACACACTATGTTATTTGCTAACTCAAATTCTGTGGTCCCCGTTAGAATAAAACTTCCATGAGAGAAGGAATTTCTTGTCTCGTTCACTGCCGTTTCCCCAGCACCTGGAACGGCGTCCAGTAAGcacttaatagatattttttgGTTGCGCGACACCACGTGATGGTATCCACCCACCACACTGGCCGCGGTGGCCTGGAGGACGGGGCCTGAGCTCTGTTCATCTCTGGGACCTGGCACAGAATGGGCCAGGGAGTGTTAGCTGACTGACGAGCTGACCCACCGGTCCACAGTGCCAGTGCCAGGGTGGGCAGGGGTAGAGCAAGGGCGGGTCCCAAGGGCCAAGTAGAGTGACAGGCCAGATgtggcagagacacagggactcACCCTCCCCATCCACATCCACCAGCTGGTCCAGGAAGTCTCTCACACGTGAGATGCTCTGCAGCAGGAAGGGGTGCAGGGGGGCCATCCATAATTCCTTGCCCTGGCCCAGCTGCTGGCCCAGGTTTCCGATGCTCTGCACAGCCTGGCACAAAGAAGCAGGGGACGCCAGGGTGCCAAGGTCACTTCAGGGGGAAGGGCCTTCCGTGGCCCCAGAACAGAGCGCCCAAGTCCTAACTCCCAAATCAGTGCTCAGTGAAAGGAGACTCATAGCAGCACCTGCTTTGAGTCATATCTACCCCTCCCTGGGGACAGATACGCACGCCCAGCACCCTTACACTGTTCCCTCTGGAGCTCAGTTCCCCCGCCCAGGACCGCCTGACCCCTATCATGCACACTTTGGAGCCCATCAGAACCTCAaaatctggggctcctggctcgctcagtcagaaaagcgtgagatcaagccctgcatcaggctctgcacggggcGTGGagactgtttgagattctctctctccctttccctttgcccctcccccactcgtgctttctccctctctctctaaggaaaaaaaaaaagggcacgactcttcatcttggggttgtgagttcgagccccctgttggctGTGGAGCTTGCTTAAATGAATAAGAGCtttcaaaaaacccaaaaaggaaaagaacttcaAAACATGGCCACTTCGCAAATGATGGCCTAATTCATACTAAGGTGCAGACGACTAGCCTGCTTCCCACTTTCCTCCTGAAAGGGCAGAATTTTCGTTTCAAGAGAAGAAGTTGGATAATGGAATGAACGCCTTCACACTCAGGATGGAAGGCTAATGGGTGTTTCAGACAGGTTTCTCTGGGTCTGAAACCATTTCAGCAGGTTTGGCCTTCCGGCTCCGTTCCTGTGCTTTTCCCTGGCTAAGCGCACCCAGGCTGTGGGACTCCCTTTCCAGCACCTTGGCAAGAAGTAGCAGGGAGCGGCCGGTCTGGGGATCCGCATGCTGGTCCCGGAGGTCAAACAGCTTCGGGGTAAGGATTGCAGGGGCGAAGAATCGCAGGAAGAGAAAGCCACTTATGGCCAGGTACTTCGCATCCTGCCAAGAGGAGCCGCAGGTGAGAAGAGCCCCCCAAAACCCACAtcccagatggggaaactgaggcaagggaaagTGGGACGGGAGATCACACTGGTCCGCCAAGACGGCTttttctctctggacctcagcttcCTCCCCTGGAACGCAGAGGAACAATACCCATCCTCCACTGCAAGCACCGTGCTAAGGGCCCAGCCCCGTGAAGGAAGCACCCTCATCATTCCCAGCTCACGGATGAGGAAGCAGACGGTCAGAGACtccaagtgacttgcccaaggccacacagctgggagTGGCAgggccaagatttgaacccaggcaggaTCTGAACACACAGCTCTCCATCACGCCCTCCGGCATTCGACCCCCGGTACTGTGCTGAGTGTCAGGACTAATCTCAACGACCGACAGTCCTAGGGGGTAggtgctattatccccattttctggATGAGGAAGCGGAGGCTCAGGAGAGAACCCGGTCTGGCTGGCCCCTCTGTGTGAGTCCCGGGCCTGGCCCACCCGCAGACAAGGCTGGTTCCTCCAGCTGGTTCCCCAGCGGAGGGCAAGCAGAGAGAGGGTGTGCCTTTATCCTGGGTGCCTCTGGCTCTCCCCAGATcactccccacccacctttcACACTTGCCCAGCTGTATTTAGCCCAAAAATGTGCTCCGGTATTTATTTAGGGGTTGTATTCACACATGAGACAATACTCTCCCCGTCTCCTCTGCGCTGACGGTGAACCCTGCCTAAAGCTGGATGCCTGACACTGCCCGGAAGGGGGGggtctctgcccccagccccgctCCTCTGGACCCCTGAGCTGCCCCCGAGGCCACCACCCCTTCAACTGCCATATTCCAGGGTAAGTTTAGTCTTTGAGATCAGCTCTTTGACTTCCTCCTTTCTTAAGGTGGAACAGGTGTCAGGGTGGCAGAGAAAGGGGTTCCCCTGGGTTTCCATGACCCCATCCACCCTCATGGGCCTGAGGAAGTCCCTGCTCCGTGCCATGGCCTCCGCCCCTCCGTGGGAGCTAAGGACCGGGGGACACTTGGGTGTCACCGATACTGGGTTCCCCACAAGGGCCAGGCTGTCTGGCCTCCcgctccccttccctccccccgtCACAGCTCTGTCCCACTTAGCACCTCCAGTCCAGGCGACAGCCTGGCAAAGTGGGGCGTAAATCAAGCGACGTCCCAGTTTGGAGGCCAAGAGCTCACTCCTCAGTGGAGgctgagaggagaaggaagggaccCCCGCTGGGAGACCAGAGGCCTAACTTTGAGTCCACCACCCTTGGCCAAGGctctttaacctctctgggcctcagtttccccatctgtaagcaGAAAGTGGGGAGAAGTATGGCTTAATCAAGGGCTCTTAACTCAAGCTCTAGGGACTGGGTTACATCTCCAACATTTAGCAGGTCTTAGATTATTCGGCAGAGTGAaccccctgccccgcccacaTTTCCGGTACATCAGCGCTCCATTAAGAGCTGGCCTGATTTGATGTCATTTGTAAGTGAGGCCAACAGCCACCTTGGGAGGCACGCTGACCATTAAACCAGGGGAGCTCAAACTGGTAACCCACAGGCCAGGCCAGCTGCCAACGCATAATAACTGGCTCAAAGTTTTGTcatgttgttcttgtttttaggtGAACTGGAgtcaacgttttattttttggggggggatatctttttatttaattttttttaacgtttatttatttttgagacagggagagacagagcatgaactggggagggtcagagagagggagacagagaatccgaaacaggctccaggctccgagctgtcagcacagagcccgacgcggggctcaaactcacagaccgcgagatcatgacctgagccgaagtcagacgcttagctggctgagccacccaggtgccccggagtcAACGTTCTAAAAATGAGCGACCTCACATAAAATCCAGAATGTTGGCTTTAGAAGATaacccctggggcgcctgggtggctcagtcggttgagcgctcactttggctcaggtcacgatctcacgatccaggggttcgagccccgcatcgggctctgtgctgacagctcggagcctggagcctgctttggatcctgggtctccctctcgctctctgcccctcccctgctcgtgctctgtctctctctgtctcaaaaataagataaacattaaaaaaaaaaaagaaaaaaggaaagaaagcaaactcTGAAGAGCTGGCCATGCCGGGTCCCCATTCCCACCTGGCAATACAGGATTGAATTCTGCAGCTGCCCGCTTAAGACAAGCTGTGGGGGCTCCAGTTTGCCACAGTCCCTACGACGCCCTAGTGCCTGCCCCACACCTTGACTGCTTCGTTCATTGATCTCACCTTCCTGAGGCCTGCAGCGCTCGCAACTTTTATATTAACATTGGCAAAGCAGTAACATATGCAGGGATTTATCTCTAGACCACTTGGGGCGTCTGCTAcgaagcacctactgtgtgccgacatgccctctctctctgtctgacagCTGAAGTTAAGAagcacttactttgtgccagatTCTATTATTTGGTGGCTTCGAGCAGATTCAGCAGCCAGATGCCTAGATGGGTGTCTATCCCAGCAACACCCCTTCCTAGCCATttgacttaatctctctgggcctctgtttcctcctctgtaaaatgggagaatacTGGTACCCACCCCATAGGGTGGATAGGAAGGCGAGGTAAGGTAATGCGAGAGGAAGAGGAGGTCCCACCCAGGGTAAGGACTAGATATAGCATTCGCtgctgccattattattattattattattattattatcattatcattttcattattactgCCCCTGGATCCCAGACCCACAGACCCAGATTCTGTCCCCCCTCTGCCCCGCCTCTCTGTACGCCCCTGGACAAGCTACTGCCCCTCgccagcctcagtctccccatctgctCCTTGGGAACGTGTGGCCCACCTCGTGCTCCGCCTGGGGGAAGCGCTTTTGCACGCGCTGGTGCAGCTGCTTGAAGGCGAGGCGCATGGCAGGCGGGCAGCGCCCCACGGAGCCCACAATGGCATCCACGATGGGCCCCAGGTAGCCCGTCAGCAGCCCCAGGCTGGCCTCCCTCACATGCTCCTCGGAGGGTGCGCCCTTGAAGGAGATTCTCCTGGGGAAACAGAGT contains these protein-coding regions:
- the RASAL1 gene encoding rasGAP-activating-like protein 1 isoform X2 encodes the protein MAKSSSLNVRVVEGRALPAKDVSGSSDPYCLVKVDDEVVARTATVWRSLSPFWGEEYTIHLPLDFHHLAFYVLDEDTVGHDDVIGKISLSRDAIAADPRGIDSWINLSRVDPDAEVQGEVCLDVQMLENARGRCLRCHVLQARDLAPRDITGTSDPFARVFWGSQSLETSTIKKTRFPHWDEVLELQEMPGAPAPLRVELWDWDMVGKNDFLGMVEFPPLVLQQNPPRGWFRLLPFPRAEEDSGGQLGALRLKVRLIEDRILPSHNYRPLTELLMEAVRGPAEEDAASPLAVLEELTSGDCRQDLATNLVKLFLGQGLAGPFLDYLTRREVTRTTDPNTLFRSNSLASKSMEQFMKLVGMPYLHEVLKPVINRVFEERRYIELDPCKIDLGRTRRISFKGAPSEEHVREASLGLLTGYLGPIVDAIVGSVGRCPPAMRLAFKQLHQRVQKRFPQAEHEDAKYLAISGFLFLRFFAPAILTPKLFDLRDQHADPQTGRSLLLLAKAVQSIGNLGQQLGQGKELWMAPLHPFLLQSISRVRDFLDQLVDVDGEEAGGPARALVAPSVIVREGYLLKRKEEPASLAPRFAFKKRYFWLSGETLSYSRSPEWQMCFSIPVSHIRAVERVDEGAFQLPHVMQVMAQDGAGALRTTYLQCKNVNELNQWLSALRKASAPNPDKLAACHPGAFRSSRWTCCLQAERSAAGCSRTHSAVTLGDWSDPLDPDAEIQMVYRQLLLGRDQLRMKFQEDFNIDTSPEVDTMRASGAKEGACPEALARQREAAGRLLEVLADLDRAHEELQQREQQKAALGPLGH
- the RASAL1 gene encoding rasGAP-activating-like protein 1 isoform X1; its protein translation is MHMCICVCGDVSQASLVICECLSFSVYPCVCVCVCVCVCVCVWVPRRLHLCGPRVPSPCALCCRTATVWRSLSPFWGEEYTIHLPLDFHHLAFYVLDEDTVGHDDVIGKISLSRDAIAADPRGIDSWINLSRVDPDAEVQGEVCLDVQMLENARGRCLRCHVLQARDLAPRDITGTSDPFARVFWGSQSLETSTIKKTRFPHWDEVLELQEMPGAPAPLRVELWDWDMVGKNDFLGMVEFPPLVLQQNPPRGWFRLLPFPRAEEDSGGQLGALRLKVRLIEDRILPSHNYRPLTELLMEAVRGPAEEDAASPLAVLEELTSGDCRQDLATNLVKLFLGQGLAGPFLDYLTRREVTRTTDPNTLFRSNSLASKSMEQFMKLVGMPYLHEVLKPVINRVFEERRYIELDPCKIDLGRTRRISFKGAPSEEHVREASLGLLTGYLGPIVDAIVGSVGRCPPAMRLAFKQLHQRVQKRFPQAEHEDAKYLAISGFLFLRFFAPAILTPKLFDLRDQHADPQTGRSLLLLAKAVQSIGNLGQQLGQGKELWMAPLHPFLLQSISRVRDFLDQLVDVDGEEAGGPARALVAPSVIVREGYLLKRKEEPASLAPRFAFKKRYFWLSGETLSYSRSPEWQMCFSIPVSHIRAVERVDEGAFQLPHVMQVMAQDGAGALRTTYLQCKNVNELNQWLSALRKASAPNPDKLAACHPGAFRSSRWTCCLQAERSAAGCSRTHSAVTLGDWSDPLDPDAEIQMVYRQLLLGRDQLRMKFQEDFNIDTSPEVDTMRASGAKEGACPEALARQREAAGRLLEVLADLDRAHEELQQREQQKAALGPLGH
- the RASAL1 gene encoding rasGAP-activating-like protein 1 isoform X3 → MCRCWRTRGAVVFDVTCFRPGTWPPEISPAPLTRLHVCSGAVRAWRLHPPSLPLPQTIKKTRFPHWDEVLELQEMPGAPAPLRVELWDWDMVGKNDFLGMVEFPPLVLQQNPPRGWFRLLPFPRAEEDSGGQLGALRLKVRLIEDRILPSHNYRPLTELLMEAVRGPAEEDAASPLAVLEELTSGDCRQDLATNLVKLFLGQGLAGPFLDYLTRREVTRTTDPNTLFRSNSLASKSMEQFMKLVGMPYLHEVLKPVINRVFEERRYIELDPCKIDLGRTRRISFKGAPSEEHVREASLGLLTGYLGPIVDAIVGSVGRCPPAMRLAFKQLHQRVQKRFPQAEHEDAKYLAISGFLFLRFFAPAILTPKLFDLRDQHADPQTGRSLLLLAKAVQSIGNLGQQLGQGKELWMAPLHPFLLQSISRVRDFLDQLVDVDGEEAGGPARALVAPSVIVREGYLLKRKEEPASLAPRFAFKKRYFWLSGETLSYSRSPEWQMCFSIPVSHIRAVERVDEGAFQLPHVMQVMAQDGAGALRTTYLQCKNVNELNQWLSALRKASAPNPDKLAACHPGAFRSSRWTCCLQAERSAAGCSRTHSAVTLGDWSDPLDPDAEIQMVYRQLLLGRDQLRMKFQEDFNIDTSPEVDTMRASGAKEGACPEALARQREAAGRLLEVLADLDRAHEELQQREQQKAALGPLGH
- the RASAL1 gene encoding rasGAP-activating-like protein 1 isoform X4, giving the protein MLENARGRCLRCHVLQARDLAPRDITGTSDPFARVFWGSQSLETSTIKKTRFPHWDEVLELQEMPGAPAPLRVELWDWDMVGKNDFLGMVEFPPLVLQQNPPRGWFRLLPFPRAEEDSGGQLGALRLKVRLIEDRILPSHNYRPLTELLMEAVRGPAEEDAASPLAVLEELTSGDCRQDLATNLVKLFLGQGLAGPFLDYLTRREVTRTTDPNTLFRSNSLASKSMEQFMKLVGMPYLHEVLKPVINRVFEERRYIELDPCKIDLGRTRRISFKGAPSEEHVREASLGLLTGYLGPIVDAIVGSVGRCPPAMRLAFKQLHQRVQKRFPQAEHEDAKYLAISGFLFLRFFAPAILTPKLFDLRDQHADPQTGRSLLLLAKAVQSIGNLGQQLGQGKELWMAPLHPFLLQSISRVRDFLDQLVDVDGEEAGGPARALVAPSVIVREGYLLKRKEEPASLAPRFAFKKRYFWLSGETLSYSRSPEWQMCFSIPVSHIRAVERVDEGAFQLPHVMQVMAQDGAGALRTTYLQCKNVNELNQWLSALRKASAPNPDKLAACHPGAFRSSRWTCCLQAERSAAGCSRTHSAVTLGDWSDPLDPDAEIQMVYRQLLLGRDQLRMKFQEDFNIDTSPEVDTMRASGAKEGACPEALARQREAAGRLLEVLADLDRAHEELQQREQQKAALGPLGH